The Methanosphaera sp. BMS genome contains a region encoding:
- a CDS encoding pseudomurein-binding repeat-containing protein, with protein sequence MSVLLIGMMAVSATGSDTVNNDSTDISSVSVNEQSNVESNVIEKSTVSIKGDSNTDPTGTTSQSTINKANSITDDAVVNNSTTSTTLNKQESNIKTSSSKIDTTVNTNKYMFAKKGDKINISTTVLTTAGKSTAGSVVFKLNGISIGTAKLVNNQASILYDTSSLSQRDYTILVKYGGSTSFNPSQSTSTLKVSTTINKYTFSQIGDAANRTKVFIEKYNQLPNYVVMGNEKVQMKDFLYMLSKTSLSKASVVHPIFTDASTANTNCYNTRVYKEEYSSLSLKVINEYENTLKNPTKVASTVGTIGFDDLVYFYSRMVAYMYNNGAYPNYCTVLPLSTNYDDYVRSTQKQDINIQLNSYEVNPNMPATISATYTYGNGTSVNGLTTVFKVNGITIGSAKINNGKASLTFDVPNWKIKNYTLLAKVGATNTSYEATRQSTLSVVKFTIKSTKIILEPLYIAQKDKTFTLKAKVLDSSNNPVDGGKFVLKLNGVSSGTTTVSNGVATISFGTSALSTNKINTIEAIYGGTNKYQSSKNSSKIRTVSSLSTYTYSQVLDAAVRVKNYIEQHESLPKYVVMGNDNVAMSEFLYLLAEVVTTNKTYANGKFGDNVSSYNTSCYGKNLVQSEYVKSAGNIISFYANNSRAPAAISTAIGTINFEDTVYIYARVVAYISNNKQLPAYAVVSKLKSDSSSYTSDNTVASGYQQYLVKTKNCEVNATIFKNAVASAISGVSGAYNQAKAIFDYVNKHTTYSYYADTRYGSVRTLSQGYGNCVDMAHVCVAMFRTANLPARYVHGKSCVFRSGLVTGHVWAEVYVNGKWVQCDATSDYNSFGTIVNWSRNSGEVRYIELPF encoded by the coding sequence ATGTCTGTACTATTAATAGGTATGATGGCTGTCAGTGCTACTGGCAGTGATACGGTTAATAATGACAGTACCGATATCTCAAGCGTATCAGTAAATGAACAATCAAATGTAGAATCAAATGTTATAGAAAAAAGCACAGTAAGCATTAAAGGTGATTCAAACACTGACCCTACAGGCACCACCAGTCAAAGCACAATAAATAAAGCAAATTCAATTACTGATGATGCTGTAGTAAACAATTCTACAACAAGTACTACATTGAATAAACAAGAATCAAACATTAAAACAAGCTCATCAAAGATTGACACCACAGTAAACACAAATAAATATATGTTTGCAAAAAAAGGTGATAAGATAAATATATCCACTACAGTATTAACAACTGCAGGCAAAAGTACTGCAGGTAGTGTGGTATTTAAATTAAACGGTATAAGTATTGGAACTGCAAAATTGGTAAACAATCAAGCATCCATCTTATATGATACATCAAGCTTATCACAACGTGATTATACAATATTGGTAAAGTATGGTGGATCAACATCATTCAATCCAAGTCAATCAACATCTACATTAAAAGTATCCACAACAATAAACAAGTATACTTTTTCACAGATAGGTGATGCGGCAAACAGAACGAAAGTGTTTATTGAAAAATATAACCAATTACCAAATTATGTGGTAATGGGTAATGAAAAAGTCCAAATGAAGGACTTTTTATATATGTTAAGTAAAACATCATTATCTAAGGCATCTGTAGTACATCCGATATTTACAGATGCTTCAACAGCTAACACTAACTGTTATAATACAAGAGTATACAAAGAGGAATATTCTTCATTATCTTTGAAAGTGATAAATGAATATGAAAATACGCTAAAAAATCCAACAAAGGTTGCTTCAACCGTTGGAACAATCGGATTTGATGATTTGGTATATTTCTATTCAAGAATGGTAGCATACATGTATAATAATGGAGCCTATCCAAACTATTGTACCGTATTGCCATTATCAACTAACTATGATGATTATGTTAGATCTACACAAAAACAAGATATCAACATACAATTAAATTCATATGAAGTTAATCCGAATATGCCCGCAACCATTTCTGCCACATACACATATGGCAATGGTACCAGCGTAAACGGTTTAACCACTGTATTCAAAGTTAATGGTATAACAATTGGTTCTGCAAAAATAAATAATGGTAAAGCATCATTAACATTTGATGTTCCAAACTGGAAGATTAAAAACTATACATTACTTGCCAAGGTCGGAGCAACAAATACCAGTTATGAAGCAACAAGACAATCAACATTATCCGTTGTAAAATTCACCATTAAAAGTACAAAAATTATATTGGAACCATTATACATTGCTCAGAAGGATAAAACTTTCACTTTAAAAGCAAAAGTTTTAGATTCAAGTAACAATCCTGTTGATGGAGGAAAATTTGTCCTCAAATTAAACGGTGTATCAAGTGGTACTACAACAGTATCAAATGGTGTGGCAACAATATCATTTGGCACATCAGCACTGTCAACCAACAAGATTAACACTATTGAAGCAATATATGGTGGAACAAACAAATACCAATCAAGTAAAAACTCATCAAAAATCAGGACAGTATCATCCCTATCAACATATACTTACTCACAAGTATTGGATGCGGCAGTGAGGGTAAAAAATTATATCGAACAACATGAAAGTTTACCTAAATATGTCGTGATGGGAAATGATAACGTTGCAATGTCAGAGTTTTTATACCTATTGGCAGAAGTTGTAACAACCAATAAAACCTACGCTAATGGTAAATTTGGAGATAATGTGTCTTCATACAATACAAGCTGTTACGGTAAAAATCTTGTACAAAGCGAGTATGTTAAATCAGCGGGAAATATAATTTCATTCTACGCAAATAACTCACGAGCACCAGCAGCGATATCCACAGCTATCGGAACAATCAACTTTGAAGACACCGTGTATATTTACGCACGTGTAGTGGCATATATCAGTAACAATAAACAGTTACCTGCCTATGCCGTAGTTTCAAAGCTCAAGTCCGATTCCTCAAGCTACACATCAGACAATACAGTAGCTTCAGGATATCAGCAATACTTGGTAAAAACCAAGAATTGTGAAGTAAACGCTACAATATTTAAGAATGCAGTAGCCAGTGCAATTTCCGGTGTAAGCGGTGCATATAATCAGGCAAAAGCAATATTTGATTATGTGAACAAACACACTACATACAGCTATTACGCCGATACAAGATACGGATCCGTAAGAACACTCAGTCAAGGTTACGGTAACTGTGTAGACATGGCTCACGTATGTGTTGCAATGTTCAGAACAGCAAACCTGCCTGCCAGATATGTTCACGGTAAAAGCTGTGTATTCAGAAGCGGACTGGTAACCGGTCACGTATGGGCAGAAGTGTACGTTAATGGTAAATGGGTTCAATGTGATGCAACATCTGACTACAACTCCTTTGGAACTATTGTAAATTGGAGCAGAAACTCAGGTGAAGTAAGATATATTGAATTACCATTCTAA
- a CDS encoding 5,10-methylenetetrahydromethanopterin reductase, protein MKFSLELLPNEPISNLLELIKISEDIGFENVWITDHYNNKNVFEILALAAYETSTIHMGSGVSNPFIRNPVTIAQATTTLDEISDGRALLGIGPGDKATMNALGIKWNRPLSAVEDAVNLIGDLIEGKEVKDGAKLTGTSKVQEKIPIYIGAQGPKMLELSGKIADGSLVNASSPKDFEHAIPLIKKGISNSSNPEKDFNFAAYTACSVDDDKMAAFNQTRIVVAFIIAGSPEVVLNRHGINVESAKLIKQYLSNNDFKQAINAVDEDMVNAFSVWGTPSQISDKIEILQDMGVNEFVVGSPIGKDRIKSLKLLEDIINSFN, encoded by the coding sequence TTGAAATTTTCTTTAGAATTATTACCCAACGAACCTATAAGTAATCTACTTGAATTAATTAAGATTTCAGAGGATATTGGTTTTGAAAACGTATGGATAACCGATCATTACAATAATAAGAACGTATTTGAAATCCTTGCACTCGCAGCATATGAAACCAGTACGATACACATGGGTTCAGGAGTATCAAATCCATTTATCAGAAATCCCGTAACAATAGCACAGGCAACAACCACTCTGGATGAAATATCAGACGGCAGGGCACTACTTGGAATAGGGCCTGGTGATAAGGCAACGATGAATGCCCTCGGCATCAAATGGAACAGGCCATTATCTGCCGTGGAGGATGCAGTAAATCTAATAGGGGACTTGATTGAGGGTAAGGAAGTTAAGGATGGTGCAAAGCTAACAGGTACCAGTAAAGTTCAGGAAAAAATACCGATATATATAGGAGCACAGGGTCCTAAGATGCTCGAATTATCGGGTAAAATTGCAGACGGAAGTCTGGTCAACGCTTCAAGTCCCAAAGACTTTGAACATGCCATACCACTAATTAAAAAAGGAATATCCAATTCCTCAAATCCGGAAAAAGACTTTAACTTTGCAGCATATACTGCCTGTAGCGTTGATGATGATAAGATGGCTGCATTTAATCAAACCAGAATCGTGGTGGCATTTATCATAGCCGGTTCACCTGAAGTTGTACTGAATCGCCATGGAATCAATGTCGAATCTGCAAAACTGATTAAGCAATACCTGTCAAACAATGATTTCAAACAAGCAATCAATGCCGTAGATGAGGATATGGTAAACGCATTTAGCGTATGGGGAACACCTTCACAGATAAGTGACAAGATAGAAATATTGCAGGATATGGGCGTTAATGAATTTGTAGTAGGTTCACCTATAGGAAAAGACAGAATCAAATCTCTTAAATTATTGGAAGATATAATCAATTCATTTAATTAA
- a CDS encoding archaeosine biosynthesis radical SAM protein RaSEA: protein MQVQKINRQIREKSIQNLKNKMERKKNKKPLEAYAASWAGEDRLYDCVGYTIFIVLPTSGCQWARDSGGCTMCSYIADSPLCDIGDDDLIRIFDLQWNKQLDKVDITSYENVAIKLFVSGSFLNCNEVPKNVQEYIFNKFNKYDNLKEVIVESKPEFIDEDSLIRLASLIPDKIFEIGIGLETSNEETRQNKINKGITNRAFEDCVSLINSIEDYDIRAKAYLLVKPILISEKEAIQEAIESAEYAKKVGVKRIAYCPATVHAGTLMDSLWKKGSYNPPWIWSTVKIIKEVRKNVDIPFIMDTAGFGTRRGPFNCKKCNSKLKSLIIESNLTQEIPEELEDFTCECKDKWLADLEFGEVLNTTTNPKC, encoded by the coding sequence ATGCAAGTACAGAAGATTAACAGACAAATACGTGAAAAATCCATTCAAAACCTTAAAAACAAGATGGAACGCAAGAAAAATAAGAAGCCCCTGGAAGCATATGCTGCTAGCTGGGCTGGTGAAGACAGGTTATATGACTGTGTTGGTTATACAATATTTATAGTACTTCCAACCAGCGGTTGCCAGTGGGCAAGAGATAGTGGTGGATGTACCATGTGCAGTTATATAGCCGATTCCCCGTTATGCGATATCGGGGATGATGACCTGATAAGAATCTTCGACCTCCAGTGGAATAAGCAGTTGGACAAGGTTGATATAACCTCTTATGAGAATGTGGCGATAAAACTATTTGTATCAGGTAGTTTTTTAAATTGCAATGAAGTACCCAAAAATGTTCAGGAATATATCTTCAATAAATTCAATAAATACGATAATTTAAAAGAGGTAATTGTAGAGTCAAAGCCCGAATTCATTGATGAAGATTCACTTATTCGATTGGCATCACTGATACCTGATAAAATTTTTGAGATTGGTATAGGTCTTGAGACTTCAAATGAGGAAACTCGTCAAAATAAGATAAACAAGGGAATAACAAACAGGGCATTCGAAGACTGTGTAAGCCTAATAAACAGCATTGAAGACTATGACATAAGAGCCAAAGCATATCTATTGGTAAAACCAATACTGATATCAGAAAAAGAAGCCATTCAAGAAGCTATTGAATCAGCCGAATATGCCAAAAAAGTCGGAGTAAAGAGAATAGCATACTGTCCCGCAACGGTCCATGCAGGAACATTAATGGATTCGCTATGGAAAAAAGGCTCATACAATCCTCCATGGATATGGAGCACTGTGAAGATAATCAAAGAAGTGCGAAAAAATGTTGATATCCCATTTATAATGGACACTGCAGGATTCGGAACAAGACGGGGCCCATTCAATTGTAAAAAGTGTAACTCAAAATTGAAGTCATTAATCATAGAATCAAACCTGACCCAGGAAATCCCCGAAGAATTAGAGGACTTCACCTGTGAATGTAAGGACAAATGGCTGGCTGATTTAGAGTTTGGTGAAGTTTTAAATACTACAACCAATCCTAAATGCTAA
- the hcp gene encoding hydroxylamine reductase, whose translation MNDNMFCYQCSQAVQGEGCTKIGVCGKNETLARLQDNLIFAAKGIAAYNYQMEEFGKVDEEVNKFITKALYSTLTNVNFDIQSFIEMALEAGQINIKVMDGLKQAHRENYGEPEPKEVPKGASKGHGILVTGHDLKVLEELLKQTEGKGINIYTHSEMLIAHGYPGLNKYEHLKGQLGGPWFDQKEIFEKYEIPVLVTTNCGLIPKESYKDRIYTSGIAQLPEVPHIDDYDFSDIITQALELPELEEEENKTSYMTGFGKDTVLSLADKIKELVLAGKIKQFFVMGGCDVPNPAMSYYTDFAKQLPEDTIIISVGCGKYRFNDLDLGDIEGIPRHIDLGQCNDAIVGAEILTALTEVFDMGLNDLPVTFVLSWMEQKAVSILWSLLALGLTNIHIGPILPAWVDETILNVLVDNFDLKLISNPEEDIKNILG comes from the coding sequence ATGAATGACAATATGTTTTGTTACCAATGTTCACAAGCCGTTCAAGGCGAAGGATGTACAAAAATAGGAGTATGCGGAAAAAATGAGACCCTTGCAAGACTACAGGACAACCTAATCTTTGCAGCCAAAGGAATTGCCGCATACAACTACCAAATGGAGGAATTCGGAAAAGTCGATGAAGAAGTAAACAAATTCATAACAAAAGCGTTATACTCAACATTAACAAACGTAAACTTCGATATTCAAAGCTTTATTGAAATGGCCCTTGAAGCAGGTCAAATCAATATCAAAGTAATGGACGGACTTAAACAAGCACACCGTGAAAATTACGGAGAACCCGAACCAAAAGAAGTACCAAAAGGTGCAAGCAAAGGACATGGAATATTGGTTACAGGTCACGACCTAAAAGTATTGGAAGAGCTACTAAAACAGACCGAAGGAAAAGGCATAAACATCTACACCCACAGTGAAATGTTAATAGCACACGGTTATCCTGGCTTAAACAAATATGAACACCTCAAAGGCCAATTAGGCGGACCATGGTTTGATCAAAAAGAAATCTTTGAAAAATACGAAATCCCTGTACTTGTAACGACAAATTGCGGACTGATACCAAAAGAAAGTTATAAAGACAGAATATACACCTCCGGTATAGCACAACTACCTGAAGTACCACATATTGATGATTACGACTTCTCTGACATAATCACTCAAGCATTGGAACTTCCAGAACTTGAAGAGGAAGAAAACAAAACATCATACATGACAGGATTTGGAAAAGACACCGTGCTTTCATTGGCAGATAAGATTAAGGAACTGGTACTTGCAGGTAAAATCAAACAATTCTTCGTAATGGGCGGATGTGACGTGCCAAACCCAGCAATGAGTTATTACACTGACTTTGCAAAACAATTACCTGAAGATACAATAATAATATCAGTCGGATGTGGAAAATACAGATTCAACGATTTGGACTTAGGTGACATAGAAGGCATACCAAGACATATTGATTTAGGACAATGTAACGATGCAATTGTAGGAGCCGAAATATTAACTGCACTTACAGAAGTATTTGACATGGGATTAAATGATTTACCTGTAACGTTCGTGTTAAGTTGGATGGAACAAAAAGCCGTATCCATACTCTGGAGCCTACTGGCATTAGGTTTAACCAACATCCACATCGGCCCAATACTTCCTGCATGGGTGGATGAAACAATACTTAACGTACTGGTCGATAACTTCGACTTAAAACTAATATCAAATCCTGAAGAGGATATCAAAAACATATTAGGATAA
- a CDS encoding TrmB family transcriptional regulator translates to MTDNENLNILKKMGLTDYESKAYLALMSLITSKADTISKESGVPRSKIYPVLESLKQKNLIKIRQGRPLEYDVIDPLESLTNYKEDFLRQMDILEKNLVEIYDNKLPTVNTPIQSIEDINKILQKQKDILNKSKKIVLIRLGFLLPSEVDSFKKMILKLDKNGIKVKILSVSKCEVDGVNIDMEEILSNLPVNVRYVQLPSAQLIIRDYKEMMLVFAENSGKSIRNANMVGLYNTYSTIISNYSSAFNRKWNSTDK, encoded by the coding sequence TTGACAGATAACGAAAACTTGAACATATTAAAAAAGATGGGATTGACAGATTATGAATCAAAGGCATACCTTGCATTGATGTCTCTAATAACATCAAAGGCGGATACCATAAGTAAGGAATCGGGAGTTCCACGCTCAAAGATATATCCGGTACTGGAAAGTTTAAAACAAAAAAATCTCATAAAAATACGTCAGGGAAGACCACTCGAATATGATGTAATAGATCCATTGGAGTCATTAACTAATTATAAAGAAGATTTTTTAAGGCAAATGGACATACTTGAAAAAAACCTGGTTGAAATATATGATAATAAACTGCCAACCGTAAATACGCCAATCCAATCAATCGAAGACATAAATAAAATTTTACAAAAGCAGAAAGACATTTTAAACAAGTCTAAAAAAATAGTCCTGATACGTTTGGGATTTTTATTGCCGTCGGAAGTTGATTCATTCAAAAAAATGATACTCAAACTGGACAAGAATGGAATCAAGGTAAAAATATTATCCGTAAGCAAATGTGAGGTGGATGGTGTAAATATTGACATGGAAGAAATTCTATCCAATCTACCGGTAAATGTAAGGTATGTGCAGCTTCCCTCTGCACAATTGATAATAAGGGATTATAAGGAGATGATGTTGGTATTTGCAGAAAATTCTGGAAAATCAATACGTAACGCTAATATGGTAGGTTTATACAATACATATTCGACAATCATATCAAATTATTCATCCGCATTTAACAGGAAATGGAATTCAACAGACAAATAG
- a CDS encoding DUF89 domain-containing protein, which produces MKVKYECASCMLRQSREAIENSVEDYDKRMDITLEVLEFMGKNFKKNTNSNKLGTDLHHMIMKLTDNDDPYKLYREKGNNLAKKLIPTVKKVIDENPSLESYVKIAVCGNIIDFGALKQDTDMEKLIKQKITDELVINDVDKLDKDLKKANRILYLSDNGGEIVFDKLLIKKIKEDYDLEIILALKEAPILNDAIVSDAYDLGLDEYATIISTGANSVGVVKDYVSDELHELINDVDMIISKGMGNFEGLTEMDINTTIYYLLNTKCNVISSEIGVDLASSICYKI; this is translated from the coding sequence GTGAAAGTTAAATATGAATGTGCATCATGTATGTTAAGACAATCAAGAGAAGCTATAGAAAATTCTGTTGAAGATTATGATAAACGTATGGATATAACATTAGAAGTATTGGAGTTTATGGGTAAAAACTTTAAAAAGAACACCAACTCCAACAAGTTAGGTACAGATTTGCATCATATGATTATGAAACTAACGGATAATGATGATCCATACAAGCTGTACAGAGAAAAAGGAAATAATCTGGCCAAAAAGTTAATTCCAACTGTAAAAAAAGTTATTGATGAAAATCCCTCACTTGAAAGCTATGTTAAAATTGCAGTCTGCGGAAACATCATCGATTTTGGTGCATTGAAGCAGGACACCGACATGGAAAAGTTAATCAAACAAAAGATTACAGATGAACTTGTAATCAATGATGTCGACAAACTGGACAAGGACCTGAAAAAAGCCAACAGAATACTTTATTTATCAGATAACGGAGGAGAAATCGTATTTGATAAACTATTGATAAAGAAGATTAAAGAGGATTATGACCTGGAAATCATACTGGCTTTAAAGGAAGCCCCAATATTAAATGATGCAATCGTGAGCGATGCATATGATTTAGGATTGGATGAATATGCCACCATCATAAGCACCGGCGCCAATTCCGTGGGCGTCGTGAAGGATTATGTCTCTGATGAGCTGCATGAGCTGATAAATGATGTAGACATGATTATCAGCAAGGGAATGGGCAACTTTGAGGGTTTGACTGAAATGGATATAAATACCACCATTTATTATCTTCTTAATACGAAATGCAATGTAATTTCATCCGAGATAGGTGTAGACTTGGCAAGCAGCATATGTTATAAGATTTGA
- the purF gene encoding amidophosphoribosyltransferase — protein MGRQKVQDTLQDKCGIVGIYSFDDSMDVASWIYSGLYTLQHRGQESAGISVFKDGRINTHVDMGLVSEVFDNDLLDLLNGNVGIGHVRYSTTGESELSNGQPFVERENDFIIAEAHNGDIVNSKLLRDELMDAGYEFKSTTDSEVICHLILSEYNKCGDVVEAIKSSCSKLIGSYSLVLMINGVIYAIRDPLGMKPLSLGGDEEFIVVASETVAFDSLDIDYIRSIDAGEILEINKGVQKSYYLPRGEHTANCMFEYLYFARPDSMIFDKSVYQVRLNIGKQLAKEYPIDADVVIAVPDSSIPATLSYARHSGIPYAEGLIKNRYVGRTFIMPTQKDRDIAVKLKMNTVDEVIKGKKVIVIDDSVVRGTTSRTIIKMIKDAGAKEVHLLIGCPEIISPCYYGIAMATKEELIAVDRTNEEIKDAIGVDSIGYISIEGLVDSIGTPREDLCLGCITEEYPTIIPPELYKEE, from the coding sequence ATGGGGAGACAAAAAGTGCAAGATACATTGCAAGATAAATGTGGAATAGTGGGTATATATTCTTTTGATGATTCAATGGATGTAGCTTCATGGATTTATTCAGGATTATATACTTTACAACATAGAGGGCAGGAATCTGCCGGAATAAGTGTTTTTAAAGATGGTAGAATTAATACTCATGTAGATATGGGTTTAGTATCAGAGGTATTTGATAATGATCTGTTGGATTTATTAAATGGAAATGTGGGAATAGGGCATGTACGTTATTCAACCACCGGTGAATCAGAATTGTCAAATGGACAGCCATTTGTAGAACGTGAAAATGACTTCATAATTGCAGAGGCACACAACGGTGATATTGTCAATTCAAAATTACTGCGGGATGAATTAATGGATGCCGGTTATGAATTCAAGTCCACCACGGATTCGGAGGTAATATGTCATTTAATACTGTCCGAATATAACAAATGCGGAGATGTGGTTGAGGCCATCAAGTCATCCTGTTCCAAATTGATAGGTTCTTACTCATTGGTACTGATGATTAATGGCGTAATCTATGCTATTCGTGATCCATTGGGAATGAAACCGCTATCACTGGGTGGAGATGAAGAATTTATAGTGGTAGCTTCAGAAACCGTGGCATTTGATTCATTGGATATAGATTATATACGTTCCATAGATGCCGGAGAGATACTCGAAATCAACAAGGGAGTACAAAAAAGTTATTATCTGCCTAGAGGTGAACATACGGCAAATTGTATGTTTGAATACCTGTACTTTGCAAGACCTGACAGTATGATATTTGACAAAAGTGTATATCAGGTACGTTTAAACATTGGAAAGCAATTGGCAAAGGAATATCCGATAGATGCCGATGTGGTAATTGCCGTACCGGACTCTTCCATACCTGCAACCCTGTCCTATGCAAGACATAGTGGAATACCATATGCAGAGGGTTTAATCAAAAACAGGTATGTTGGTAGAACATTTATCATGCCAACCCAGAAAGATAGGGATATCGCAGTAAAATTAAAGATGAATACAGTGGATGAGGTAATAAAAGGTAAAAAAGTAATTGTAATAGATGATAGTGTCGTAAGGGGAACAACCTCACGTACCATTATCAAGATGATAAAAGATGCAGGTGCCAAAGAGGTACATCTACTGATAGGATGTCCGGAAATCATCTCTCCATGCTACTATGGAATAGCAATGGCTACTAAGGAAGAATTAATAGCCGTAGACAGAACCAATGAAGAAATCAAAGATGCAATAGGTGTGGATTCCATAGGGTACATCAGTATCGAAGGGCTTGTAGATTCAATAGGTACACCTCGTGAAGACTTATGTCTTGGATGTATAACAGAGGAATATCCTACAATTATCCCACCAGAATTATATAAAGAAGAATAA